From one Rhodovulum sp. ES.010 genomic stretch:
- a CDS encoding efflux RND transporter permease subunit, producing the protein MSIAREAIDRSLLTWMLMIGCLLGGLWGFATMGRLEDPAFTIKSAVVLTQYPGASAEQVATEVSEPLESAIQQMSEIDYITSSNKPGTSRITVHIQSTYDGTELPQIWDKLRKEVSDAQNQLPSGAGPSQVNDSFGDVYGIFYAVTAPGFSDAEIHELGEYLRRELLSVEGVADVALAGLPEERIFVEPDKALIKNLGISPGAIAQAISNSNAVSDAGSVSQWGQEIRIDAPEGSGTVDDIRGLTIGVQGDVIEITDFARVYRERVADPSTIIRFDGEEAFTLGVSGRQGENIVDVGRAVDAQLDALQPDIPLGVELHSIYQQHVVVDEASTSFLINLAMSVGIVVLVLALFMGWRSAVVVGSTLLLTVVGTLFFMALGDLQMQRISLGALIIAMGMLVDNAIVVAEGMQGDMDQGKSSREAAEDVAGKTQLPLLGATVIGIMAFAGIGLSPDATGEFLFSLFAVIGISLLLSWVLAITVTPLLAHYVFRQGSGEAGDAYGGPVFRAYGAILRGALRVRWLVIAALLALTVVCYWGLGQVKQQFFPDSNTPIFYVHYKLPQGASINATAEDMALVENWLSERDEIVSVATFVGRGATRFMLTYSPEESLPTYGHLVIRTETLEDIPPLRDDLESFGQSHLPEGEFRTERLAFGPGGGSPIAVRFSGSDADVLRGLAKEAADRMQAATSNVQDLRTDWRERELVLKPDYADERAKTAGVAREDLATALLTATDGARAGVYRENDRLIPILVRMPGATQPGAAHLIDQVVYSDAAQTFIPVEQIINGFDFGIEDTLIQRRDRVSTITVEAGIPAGMNASAVFNTLRADIEAMELPDGYTMEWGGEYESSTEAQESLGKQLPLSLIIMVVISILLFGRLRQPLIVWLLVPMAVNGVAIGLLGTGLPFSFTALLGLLSLSGMLIKNGIVLVEEIDLTRAGGVAFREAIVRASTSRLRPVVLAAVTTILGMIPLLWDAFFASMAVTIMGGLGFASVLTLIAAPVFYSLMFPKADREAREAA; encoded by the coding sequence ATGTCCATCGCACGCGAAGCCATCGACCGCTCTCTTCTGACCTGGATGCTGATGATCGGCTGCCTGCTGGGCGGCCTCTGGGGCTTTGCCACGATGGGCCGGCTCGAGGATCCGGCCTTCACCATCAAGTCGGCCGTGGTCTTAACCCAATATCCCGGTGCATCGGCCGAACAGGTCGCGACAGAAGTCAGCGAACCCCTGGAATCGGCGATCCAGCAGATGTCCGAGATCGACTACATCACCTCCTCCAACAAGCCCGGTACGAGCCGTATCACGGTGCATATCCAGTCGACCTATGACGGCACCGAGTTGCCGCAGATCTGGGACAAGCTGCGCAAGGAGGTCTCGGACGCCCAGAACCAGCTGCCCTCGGGCGCGGGACCGAGCCAGGTCAACGACAGCTTCGGCGACGTCTACGGCATCTTCTACGCGGTGACCGCGCCCGGCTTTTCCGATGCCGAGATACACGAGCTCGGGGAATATCTCAGGCGCGAGCTTCTGTCCGTCGAAGGTGTTGCCGATGTCGCGCTTGCGGGGCTTCCCGAAGAGCGTATCTTCGTGGAGCCGGACAAGGCGCTCATCAAGAATCTCGGGATCTCGCCCGGCGCGATCGCGCAAGCGATCTCCAACTCGAACGCAGTCTCGGATGCGGGCTCCGTCAGCCAGTGGGGCCAGGAAATCCGCATCGATGCGCCCGAAGGCTCGGGCACGGTAGATGACATCCGCGGCCTGACGATCGGCGTTCAGGGCGACGTGATCGAGATCACCGATTTCGCGCGCGTCTACCGCGAGCGCGTCGCCGATCCGTCGACGATCATCCGTTTTGACGGGGAAGAGGCCTTCACGCTGGGCGTCTCGGGACGGCAGGGCGAGAACATCGTCGATGTGGGCCGTGCGGTCGACGCCCAACTCGACGCCTTGCAGCCGGACATCCCTTTGGGCGTGGAGCTGCACTCAATCTATCAGCAGCACGTTGTGGTCGACGAGGCCTCGACGAGTTTCCTGATCAACCTCGCCATGTCCGTCGGCATCGTGGTGCTGGTCCTCGCACTCTTCATGGGTTGGCGATCGGCCGTGGTCGTGGGCTCGACCTTGCTTCTGACCGTGGTCGGTACGCTCTTCTTCATGGCGCTTGGCGATCTGCAGATGCAGCGGATCTCGCTCGGCGCGCTCATCATCGCAATGGGGATGCTGGTGGACAACGCCATCGTCGTCGCCGAGGGGATGCAGGGTGACATGGACCAGGGCAAATCCTCGCGCGAGGCAGCCGAGGACGTCGCGGGCAAGACCCAGCTCCCCCTGCTTGGTGCGACCGTGATCGGCATCATGGCCTTCGCCGGGATCGGGCTTTCGCCCGATGCGACGGGCGAGTTCCTGTTCTCGCTCTTTGCCGTGATCGGCATTTCCCTTCTCCTGTCTTGGGTGCTCGCAATCACCGTGACGCCGCTTCTGGCGCATTACGTCTTCCGCCAAGGGTCGGGCGAGGCAGGCGATGCCTATGGCGGGCCGGTCTTCCGGGCCTACGGCGCGATCCTACGCGGCGCGCTGCGGGTTCGCTGGCTCGTGATCGCGGCGCTGCTCGCCCTGACGGTAGTCTGCTACTGGGGCTTAGGCCAAGTGAAACAGCAGTTCTTCCCCGACAGCAACACGCCGATCTTCTACGTCCATTACAAGCTGCCCCAAGGGGCTAGCATCAACGCCACGGCCGAGGACATGGCGCTGGTGGAAAACTGGCTTTCGGAGCGAGACGAGATCGTCTCGGTCGCGACTTTCGTGGGCCGCGGCGCGACGCGCTTCATGCTGACCTACTCGCCCGAGGAATCGCTGCCGACCTACGGGCATCTGGTGATCCGCACCGAGACGCTCGAGGACATCCCGCCCCTCCGCGACGATCTCGAGAGCTTCGGCCAGTCGCATCTGCCCGAAGGCGAGTTCCGCACCGAGCGGCTGGCCTTCGGTCCGGGCGGCGGCTCACCGATCGCGGTGCGCTTTTCAGGCTCGGACGCGGATGTGCTGCGCGGGCTTGCGAAGGAAGCGGCGGACCGGATGCAGGCAGCGACGAGCAACGTGCAGGACCTGCGTACCGATTGGCGCGAGCGCGAGCTTGTCCTGAAGCCCGATTACGCCGATGAGCGCGCGAAGACGGCCGGCGTCGCCCGCGAGGATCTCGCCACCGCGCTTTTGACCGCAACGGACGGCGCACGCGCCGGTGTCTATCGCGAGAACGACCGGCTGATTCCGATCCTCGTGCGCATGCCAGGCGCGACCCAACCGGGTGCGGCGCACCTGATCGACCAGGTCGTCTATTCCGATGCCGCGCAGACCTTCATTCCCGTGGAGCAGATCATCAACGGCTTCGATTTCGGCATCGAGGACACGCTCATCCAGCGCCGCGACCGGGTATCTACGATCACGGTCGAAGCCGGGATCCCTGCCGGGATGAACGCCTCGGCCGTGTTCAACACTCTCCGCGCCGATATCGAGGCGATGGAGTTGCCGGACGGCTATACGATGGAATGGGGCGGCGAATACGAAAGCTCAACCGAGGCGCAGGAAAGCCTCGGCAAGCAGCTTCCCCTGTCGCTCATCATCATGGTGGTGATCTCGATCCTGCTCTTCGGGCGGCTGCGCCAGCCGCTGATCGTGTGGCTGCTCGTGCCGATGGCGGTGAACGGCGTGGCGATCGGCCTTCTGGGCACCGGGCTGCCGTTCAGCTTCACAGCGCTCTTGGGTCTGCTGTCGCTGTCGGGGATGCTGATCAAGAACGGCATCGTGCTGGTAGAGGAGATCGACCTCACCCGCGCCGGAGGTGTCGCCTTCCGTGAGGCCATCGTGCGCGCCTCCACTTCGCGGCTAAGGCCGGTCGTGCTGGCGGCGGTGACGACGATCCTCGGGATGATCCCGCTTCTGTGGGATGCGTTCTTCGCGTCGATGGCGGTGACGATCATGGGCGGGCTCGGGTTCGCCTCGGTCCTGACGCTGATCGCGGCACCGGTCTTCTATTCGCTGATGTTTCCGAAAGCCGATCGGGAGGCACGCGAAGCCGCCTGA
- a CDS encoding IS3 family transposase (programmed frameshift), producing MKRTRYSEEQIIGILAEHEAGAKCADLCRKHGMSEGTFYNWKAKYGGMTVSEAKRLKALEDENAKLKKLLAEQMLDLAAMRELVFKKVVTPVVKREAVAHLKARFGLSERRACQIAGADRKTIRYRSQRAPDTELRGRLRELANERRRFGYRRLFVLLRREGEPSGINRIYRLYREEGLTVRKRRARRKAIGTRAPILVEARANARWSLDFVHDQFACGRRFRVLNIVDDVTRECLAAIPDTSISGRRVARELTALIERRGKPGMIVSDNGTELTSNAILKWCAENRIEWHYIAPGKPMQNGFVESFNGRMRDEFLNETLFRNLAHARDLIAAWVADYNTERPHSALGYQTPADYAQTLTTAIARPAARDESSARRAIAQPAPFGVNTNRAPVAAG from the exons ATGAAGCGAACGAGATACAGCGAAGAGCAGATTATCGGCATCCTGGCCGAGCATGAGGCCGGGGCGAAGTGTGCCGATCTGTGCCGCAAGCACGGCATGTCGGAGGGGACGTTCTACAACTGGAAAGCCAAATACGGCGGCATGACGGTGTCAGAGGCCAAACGGCTGAAGGCGCTCGAGGACGAGAACGCCAAGTTGAAGAAGCTGCTGGCGGAGCAGATGCTGGATCTGGCCGCGATGCGCGAGCTGGTTT TCAAAAAAGTGGTGACGCCCGTCGTGAAGCGCGAGGCGGTCGCGCATCTGAAGGCCCGGTTCGGGCTGTCGGAACGACGGGCGTGCCAGATTGCCGGCGCGGATCGGAAGACGATCCGCTACCGGTCGCAACGCGCACCCGACACGGAACTGCGCGGCCGATTGCGGGAGCTTGCCAACGAGCGTCGGCGGTTCGGCTACCGGCGGCTCTTCGTCCTGCTCCGGCGGGAGGGCGAGCCCTCGGGGATCAACCGTATCTACCGGCTTTACCGCGAGGAAGGGCTGACCGTCCGCAAGCGGCGCGCGCGGCGCAAGGCCATCGGCACCCGCGCCCCGATCCTGGTCGAGGCGCGCGCAAATGCCCGTTGGTCACTGGATTTCGTCCATGACCAGTTCGCGTGCGGGCGGCGGTTCCGGGTGCTGAACATCGTCGATGACGTCACGCGCGAATGCCTCGCCGCGATCCCGGACACGTCGATCTCCGGCCGGCGCGTCGCGCGGGAGCTGACGGCGCTGATCGAACGTCGCGGCAAGCCGGGAATGATCGTGTCGGACAACGGGACGGAACTGACCTCGAACGCGATCCTGAAGTGGTGCGCCGAGAACCGGATCGAATGGCACTACATCGCGCCGGGCAAGCCGATGCAGAATGGCTTTGTCGAGAGCTTCAACGGCCGGATGCGGGACGAGTTCTTGAACGAGACGCTGTTTCGTAACCTCGCCCATGCCCGCGACCTGATCGCCGCCTGGGTCGCCGACTACAACACCGAGCGCCCCCATTCGGCCTTGGGCTATCAGACCCCGGCTGACTACGCGCAGACCCTGACCACCGCAATCGCCCGACCCGCTGCGCGAGATGAGAGCTCCGCGCGTCGGGCGATTGCTCAACCCGCGCCATTTGGCGTAAACACCAACCGGGCTCCGGTCGCGGCTGGATGA
- a CDS encoding DUF6525 family protein: MTGNARSPLPARSRTNPMAAHDRLPPPARAWVAQAVLPWSATSVARIWHKALAETGCENEALNRLSAAERATLAREKRV, translated from the coding sequence ATGACGGGCAACGCGCGCAGCCCCCTGCCGGCGCGGTCGCGGACGAATCCGATGGCCGCCCATGACCGGTTGCCGCCGCCCGCCCGCGCCTGGGTCGCGCAGGCCGTCCTGCCCTGGAGCGCAACCTCCGTCGCCCGCATCTGGCACAAGGCCCTGGCCGAGACCGGCTGCGAAAACGAGGCCTTGAACAGGCTGTCTGCCGCAGAGCGCGCGACTCTCGCAAGGGAAAAGAGGGTCTGA
- a CDS encoding GTP-binding protein encodes MSGAAKLPVTVLSGFLGAGKTSLLNHVLNNRDGRRVAVIVNDMSEVNIDADLVRAGSELSRGEEKLVEMSNGCICCTLRDDLLIEVRRLAEAGRFDYLLIESTGVSEPLPVAATFEYRDGQDRSLSDVAELDTMVTVVDAAHLLRDFSSQDFLKDRGEELGPEDERTLVNLLTDQIEFADVIVLNKVSLASAEDLAAARAILRALNADAKIIETDYAKVDAAEIMGTGRFSFEAAHRHPTWLQELYGFADHVPEDAEYGITSFVYRAERPFDPAKLAEFFDTPLPGVIRAKGHFWIATRPHWAGEFSLAGSAVEVKALGLWWAAVPEKHWPPDERERMAARVAGEFGDRRQEMVFIGTLGTMNRDRITAMLDRCLVPETRFEPDAWARLPDPFPQWGHAA; translated from the coding sequence ATGAGCGGCGCCGCGAAACTCCCCGTAACAGTTCTCTCGGGCTTCCTGGGCGCGGGAAAGACGAGCCTTCTGAACCATGTCCTGAACAACCGCGACGGGCGCCGCGTTGCTGTGATCGTCAACGACATGTCCGAGGTGAATATCGACGCCGACCTCGTCCGCGCGGGCAGCGAACTGTCGCGCGGCGAGGAAAAGCTTGTCGAGATGAGCAATGGCTGCATCTGCTGCACGCTCCGCGACGATCTGCTGATCGAGGTGCGCCGGCTCGCCGAGGCGGGCCGGTTCGACTACCTGCTGATTGAATCCACAGGCGTCTCGGAACCGCTGCCTGTCGCGGCCACTTTCGAATATCGCGACGGTCAGGACCGGTCGCTGTCGGACGTGGCCGAGCTCGACACGATGGTGACGGTGGTCGATGCCGCACACCTTTTGCGCGACTTCTCCAGCCAGGACTTCCTGAAGGACCGCGGCGAGGAGCTGGGGCCGGAAGATGAGCGCACGCTGGTCAACCTGCTGACCGACCAGATCGAATTTGCCGACGTGATCGTGCTGAACAAGGTGTCGCTCGCCTCGGCCGAAGACCTGGCCGCTGCCCGCGCCATCCTGCGCGCGCTGAACGCGGATGCGAAGATCATCGAGACCGATTACGCGAAGGTCGACGCGGCCGAGATCATGGGCACGGGCCGGTTCAGCTTCGAGGCGGCGCATCGTCACCCGACCTGGTTACAGGAGCTCTACGGCTTCGCCGACCACGTGCCCGAAGATGCCGAATACGGCATCACCAGCTTCGTCTACCGGGCCGAGCGCCCCTTCGATCCGGCGAAGCTGGCCGAATTTTTCGACACGCCGCTGCCCGGCGTGATCCGCGCCAAGGGGCATTTCTGGATCGCCACAAGGCCGCACTGGGCGGGCGAATTCTCGCTGGCGGGATCGGCGGTCGAGGTGAAGGCGCTGGGTCTCTGGTGGGCCGCCGTCCCCGAGAAGCACTGGCCGCCGGACGAGCGCGAGCGGATGGCCGCACGGGTGGCCGGCGAATTCGGCGACCGGCGGCAGGAGATGGTGTTCATCGGCACGCTGGGCACGATGAACCGCGACCGGATCACGGCGATGCTGGATCGCTGCCTGGTGCCGGAAACCCGCTTCGAGCCGGACGCCTGGGCGCGCCTGCCCGACCCGTTCCCGCAATGGGGCCATGCCGCATGA
- a CDS encoding type II toxin-antitoxin system Phd/YefM family antitoxin: MKQFAAGDLTRNTGDLFEAATLAPVAITKHRKARFVIMSMERFEALTSGRGSQVAVDVADMPEDLGTLLDEGLEDHFRGR, encoded by the coding sequence ATGAAACAGTTTGCGGCGGGCGACCTCACCCGTAACACGGGCGATCTCTTCGAGGCCGCAACCCTCGCCCCCGTCGCAATCACGAAGCATCGCAAAGCGCGGTTCGTGATCATGTCGATGGAACGGTTCGAGGCGCTCACATCCGGGCGCGGGTCGCAGGTCGCGGTGGATGTTGCCGATATGCCGGAGGACCTGGGCACGCTCCTGGACGAGGGCCTCGAGGATCACTTCCGTGGTCGCTGA
- a CDS encoding type II toxin-antitoxin system RelE/ParE family toxin, with product MPASSLTAYRLTPAARNDLEDIWLYTAKRWSMVQADRYTDILEDTFDRLLFMPEMARERPEFDPPVRIHPSAEHLIIYRIEEGRLVILRILGAGQDWQAILRAVDQ from the coding sequence ATGCCCGCAAGTAGTCTGACCGCCTACCGGCTGACACCGGCCGCCCGGAACGACCTGGAAGACATCTGGCTTTACACGGCGAAGCGGTGGTCGATGGTGCAGGCCGACCGCTATACCGACATCCTGGAAGATACCTTCGACCGGTTGCTCTTCATGCCGGAGATGGCGCGCGAGCGTCCGGAGTTCGATCCGCCTGTCCGCATCCATCCAAGCGCTGAGCATCTGATCATCTACCGGATCGAGGAAGGTCGCCTCGTCATCTTGCGTATCCTTGGTGCAGGGCAGGACTGGCAAGCGATCCTGAGGGCGGTGGACCAATGA
- a CDS encoding SLC13 family permease codes for MPSDATLVFYLMGLAAIMMASNRVRYDLIALFVLVTLALSGILSPAEAVAGFGATIIIMVAGLFVVGEMLERTGVARTVGDQILKYGRGQEVRLMVPLCVGAAVLGSVMSSTAVVAIFIPIVLRIARDSGINPARLLLPMAFGALISGMLTLIGTPGNLAVSDALRDATGQPLGFFSFTIIGVTILVLTVLFFVFIGRHLLGPLTANGTDQPRRSDRSLAEMFRIHGLDRAEVMRIEKSFAGSAARDLTAIAPRILSRWRRGPRGTPHTTLFSIGMELQRDDLVVVTGSEADLARFAQTPGVAPAGSFYDDMNRWIDTLGIMEVMIHPEAGIRGSTLAELAFRENYGLEVLDILRGGRSLADIQMTPLRGSDRLLVAGPWSRLDGVNAATRDFVILEEPAERARSVPNSGKLWIALIILFCMIAVSIGGLSITIAVILAAIAAVMSGTISASQAYRSIRLDTLVLIAGMLPLSTALDKTGGADMIVTALLQMAGDDSPRAVMMALFLLTMSLSWILSNTATLVLVGPIAVNAALSMGVSPVPMAIAVLIAGSAGFASPVSSPVVTLVVSPGNYRFADFLKVGVPLALGIATIAFFIIPVVFPF; via the coding sequence GTGCCGAGCGACGCGACACTCGTTTTCTACCTGATGGGCCTGGCCGCAATCATGATGGCGTCGAACCGGGTCCGCTATGACCTGATCGCGCTCTTCGTGCTTGTGACTCTCGCCCTTTCGGGAATTCTCAGTCCGGCCGAGGCTGTCGCGGGCTTTGGGGCGACCATCATCATCATGGTCGCGGGATTGTTCGTCGTCGGCGAGATGCTGGAGCGGACCGGCGTGGCCCGCACGGTGGGCGACCAGATCCTGAAATACGGCCGGGGTCAGGAAGTGCGGCTGATGGTGCCGCTTTGCGTTGGCGCGGCTGTGTTGGGGTCGGTGATGTCCTCGACGGCGGTGGTGGCCATCTTTATCCCCATCGTCCTGCGCATCGCCCGCGACTCGGGCATAAACCCCGCCCGGCTGCTGTTGCCGATGGCGTTCGGCGCCCTGATTTCCGGCATGCTGACGCTGATCGGCACGCCCGGCAACCTGGCGGTCTCAGACGCGCTACGCGACGCCACCGGCCAACCGCTCGGCTTTTTCAGCTTCACCATCATCGGGGTGACCATTCTGGTCCTCACGGTGCTGTTCTTTGTCTTTATCGGCCGTCACCTGCTTGGCCCGCTGACGGCGAACGGCACCGACCAGCCAAGGCGCAGCGACCGGTCCCTTGCCGAAATGTTCCGCATTCACGGCCTGGACCGGGCCGAGGTCATGAGGATCGAGAAAAGCTTTGCCGGCAGCGCCGCGCGAGACCTGACTGCCATCGCGCCGCGGATCCTGTCGCGTTGGCGCCGCGGCCCGCGCGGCACCCCGCATACGACGCTGTTCTCGATCGGAATGGAGTTGCAGCGTGATGACCTGGTTGTCGTGACCGGCAGCGAGGCCGACCTTGCCCGGTTTGCCCAGACGCCCGGTGTCGCGCCGGCCGGGTCGTTCTACGACGACATGAACAGATGGATCGACACCCTCGGGATCATGGAGGTGATGATACACCCCGAGGCCGGCATCCGGGGATCAACCCTGGCCGAGCTGGCATTCCGCGAAAACTATGGGCTTGAGGTGCTGGATATTCTGCGCGGCGGCAGGTCACTGGCTGACATCCAGATGACCCCCTTGCGCGGCAGTGACCGGCTGCTGGTCGCCGGCCCGTGGTCAAGGCTGGACGGGGTCAATGCCGCCACGCGGGACTTCGTCATTCTCGAAGAGCCGGCCGAGCGGGCGCGGTCCGTGCCCAATTCAGGCAAACTCTGGATCGCGCTCATCATCCTGTTCTGCATGATCGCGGTCTCGATCGGGGGGCTGTCGATCACGATCGCGGTGATCCTGGCAGCGATTGCGGCCGTGATGAGCGGCACCATCTCTGCCAGCCAGGCCTATCGATCGATCCGTCTGGATACGCTGGTGCTGATCGCGGGCATGCTGCCGCTTTCGACGGCGCTGGACAAGACCGGCGGCGCCGACATGATCGTGACCGCGCTGTTGCAGATGGCGGGCGACGACAGTCCACGGGCGGTCATGATGGCACTGTTCTTGCTGACGATGTCCCTGAGCTGGATCCTGTCGAACACGGCGACCCTGGTACTGGTGGGGCCGATTGCGGTGAACGCCGCGCTGTCGATGGGGGTCTCGCCGGTACCGATGGCCATCGCGGTGCTGATCGCGGGATCGGCGGGCTTTGCCTCGCCCGTGTCGTCGCCGGTGGTGACTCTGGTGGTCAGTCCGGGCAATTACAGGTTTGCCGACTTTCTGAAGGTCGGCGTGCCGCTGGCGCTTGGCATCGCGACCATTGCGTTCTTCATCATCCCCGTCGTCTTTCCATTCTGA
- a CDS encoding LexA family transcriptional regulator, with translation MPIYPIDKPVRIPSPSQRLALPRASAGFPSPAADDLEDEIDPIAWIVRHPTSTFWWRVEADCLWDAGIRDGDLIAVDRAGKRRIGRAVLAVVEGAVTAKILRKREGRFYLAPANSREAYPDIPLTEESEIWGVISGVVRRYPIE, from the coding sequence ATGCCGATTTACCCGATCGACAAACCCGTTCGCATCCCAAGCCCGTCTCAGCGGCTCGCGCTACCGCGCGCAAGCGCGGGCTTTCCCTCTCCCGCGGCCGATGACCTCGAGGATGAGATCGATCCGATCGCGTGGATCGTGCGTCACCCGACCTCCACCTTCTGGTGGCGGGTGGAGGCCGACTGCCTGTGGGACGCGGGGATCCGGGACGGGGACCTGATCGCCGTGGACCGGGCCGGGAAGCGGCGAATCGGCAGGGCGGTCCTGGCCGTCGTCGAGGGCGCCGTGACCGCCAAGATCCTGCGCAAACGGGAGGGACGGTTCTACCTGGCCCCGGCGAACAGCCGGGAAGCTTATCCGGACATCCCGCTCACCGAGGAAAGCGAGATCTGGGGCGTCATCTCCGGCGTGGTGCGGCGCTACCCGATCGAATGA